From Pseudoxanthomonas sp. CF385, a single genomic window includes:
- a CDS encoding glycine zipper 2TM domain-containing protein has protein sequence MKRLTATVLAIGLLASGAASAQSTRYYGTTDRYGDEPHYDYARVVRVDPIIDNGYGRYGNTSASQRCYYRDADDVYARDVDGDGYRNDGYRDDRYGDDGYYGDRRYQNRSSESGRTVATVIGGIAGAVLGSKVGDGSGRYVGTAVGSMVGGMAGRSIYDSAQRERTVQRGQVRVCDPVPAGNGRYGDDYYGDGRVNGYDVTYEYGNRTYHTRTDHHPGDRIRIRVDVRPE, from the coding sequence ATGAAGCGTCTGACCGCCACCGTGCTGGCCATCGGCCTGCTCGCCTCTGGCGCGGCCTCCGCGCAGTCCACGCGTTACTACGGCACCACGGACCGCTATGGCGACGAACCCCATTACGACTACGCGCGGGTCGTGCGCGTGGATCCCATCATCGACAACGGCTACGGCCGCTACGGCAACACCAGCGCCAGCCAGCGTTGCTATTACCGCGACGCCGATGACGTGTATGCGCGCGATGTCGACGGCGATGGCTACCGCAACGACGGCTATCGCGACGACCGCTACGGCGATGACGGCTACTACGGCGACCGCCGTTATCAAAACCGTAGCAGCGAATCCGGCCGTACCGTCGCCACGGTGATCGGCGGTATCGCTGGCGCGGTGCTGGGCAGCAAGGTCGGCGACGGCAGTGGCCGCTATGTAGGCACCGCGGTGGGTTCGATGGTCGGCGGCATGGCCGGGCGTTCGATCTACGACAGCGCGCAGCGCGAGCGCACCGTGCAGCGGGGACAGGTCCGTGTCTGCGATCCCGTCCCCGCCGGCAATGGTCGCTACGGCGACGACTACTACGGCGATGGTCGGGTGAACGGCTATGACGTGACCTACGAGTACGGCAATCGCACCTACCACACGCGCACCGACCATCATCCCGGCGACCGCATCCGCATCCGCGTGGACGTCCGCCCGGAGTGA
- a CDS encoding alpha/beta fold hydrolase has protein sequence MTATRAALLVHGAGGGGWEWNLWRGVFEAAGYRVEAPDLMPAPAGLSATRFGDYQAQVGDALAALPRPRVLVGASLGGLLALGAAADVDAMVLVNPLPPAPWHADMPARDWPEVVHWRRDARLTGTRRAMPDADDATALFAFRHWRDESGAVLREAQRGVAVARPACPVLCMVSDQDDDVPPAITRAMAEAWGADVLQTLSASHVGPLLGRDAAGIAAQAVEWLNRAVKPG, from the coding sequence TTGACGGCGACGCGGGCCGCGCTGCTCGTGCATGGCGCGGGCGGCGGCGGCTGGGAGTGGAACCTCTGGCGCGGCGTGTTCGAGGCGGCGGGCTACCGCGTGGAAGCCCCCGACCTCATGCCGGCCCCTGCGGGGCTGTCCGCTACCCGGTTCGGGGACTACCAGGCCCAGGTCGGCGACGCGCTGGCCGCGTTGCCACGACCTCGTGTGCTGGTCGGCGCCAGCCTGGGAGGCTTGCTCGCCCTTGGGGCCGCCGCCGACGTCGATGCCATGGTGCTGGTGAATCCGCTGCCGCCGGCGCCATGGCATGCGGACATGCCGGCGCGCGACTGGCCTGAGGTGGTGCACTGGCGACGCGATGCGCGTTTGACCGGCACGCGCCGGGCCATGCCCGACGCGGATGACGCGACGGCGCTGTTCGCGTTCCGCCACTGGCGCGACGAATCCGGTGCCGTCCTGCGCGAGGCCCAGCGCGGTGTCGCGGTGGCGCGCCCCGCATGCCCGGTGCTGTGCATGGTGTCCGACCAGGACGACGATGTGCCGCCTGCGATCACGCGGGCGATGGCTGAGGCCTGGGGTGCGGACGTGCTGCAAACGCTTTCAGCGTCGCATGTCGGGCCGCTGCTCGGACGCGACGCCGCCGGCATCGCCGCGCAAGCTGTCGAATGGCTAAACCGGGCGGTGAAACCCGGCTGA
- a CDS encoding OsmC family protein, translating into MALKRYADAVWAGDLQSGKGTLSTPQSGLFEGQNYSFKTRFGDEKGTNPEELLAVAHAGCFTMALSAVLGKAGFTPDKLQTRAEATMEPGMDPGPTITAIKLTVSASVPGISAAQFEEIAQQAKAGCVISRALSVPVSLEATLL; encoded by the coding sequence ATGGCTTTGAAGCGTTACGCGGATGCGGTGTGGGCTGGCGACCTGCAGTCCGGCAAGGGCACGTTGAGCACGCCGCAGAGCGGCCTGTTCGAAGGGCAGAACTATTCGTTCAAGACCCGCTTCGGCGACGAGAAGGGCACCAATCCGGAAGAACTGCTGGCGGTCGCCCACGCGGGCTGCTTCACCATGGCGCTGTCGGCGGTGCTGGGCAAGGCGGGCTTCACCCCCGACAAGCTGCAGACGCGTGCCGAAGCGACGATGGAGCCGGGCATGGATCCGGGGCCGACGATCACCGCGATCAAGCTGACCGTCTCGGCGAGCGTGCCGGGGATCAGCGCGGCGCAGTTCGAGGAGATCGCCCAGCAGGCCAAGGCCGGCTGCGTGATTTCGCGCGCGCTGTCGGTGCCGGTGTCGCTGGAAGCGACCCTGCTTTGA
- the fusA gene encoding elongation factor G has translation MSYSTQQIRNVALAGHPGAGKTTLFEALLHAGGALQVAGTIERGTTVSDHDPMEKTRGHSIDTAIASTDHGGMHVNLIDTPGYPEFRGPALSAFSAVETALIVVDADSGVAHGTRRLMDRAAQRNLCRAIVINKIDHEGADCAGVLAALREEFGAEVLPLNLPADGGKAVVDCFWQSTGTSDLGDVGEWHQKIIDQVVEINETVMEHYLDLGEGGLSGEELHDAFEQCLREGHLVPVCFASARTGIGVKELLDVAERLFPNPAEANPPPFMKLNGSGPQAIEAVPDPRAHVIADVFKIVNDPFVGKLGIFRVYQGTLKKDTQLFVDDGKKPFKVGHLFKLKGKDHVEVDQAIPGDIAAVAKVDDLHFDAVLHDSHDEDHIHLAPIDFPKPMFGLAIEAASKGQEQKLSTALHKLTEEDPAFVVDHQPELNETVIRGLSDLHLRVMLERLKERHGVEVKTRPPRIAYRETIGAKAEGHHRHKKQTGGAGQFGEVFLRVEPLPRGVGFQFADEVKGGTIPGQFMPAVEKGVRQALGAGALAGYPIQDVRVTVYDGKHHPVDSKEVAFVAAGKKAFLDAIAKARPQVLEPVVDLEVAVPEAQVGDVTGGLAGKRARINGTDAMRGEIVVKAQVPLAELDGYAAELKSMTAGQGRYSLDFSHYEPVPPNVQQKLVEAYKPRHDEE, from the coding sequence ATGTCGTACAGCACACAACAGATCCGCAACGTGGCCCTGGCAGGCCACCCCGGCGCCGGCAAAACAACGTTGTTCGAAGCCCTGCTGCATGCCGGCGGCGCCCTCCAGGTGGCAGGCACCATCGAACGCGGCACTACGGTGTCGGACCACGACCCGATGGAAAAGACCCGTGGGCATTCCATCGACACCGCCATCGCCAGCACCGACCACGGCGGCATGCACGTCAACCTGATCGACACGCCCGGCTACCCGGAATTCCGCGGTCCCGCGTTGTCGGCGTTCTCCGCGGTGGAAACGGCGCTGATCGTGGTCGATGCCGACAGCGGCGTCGCCCACGGCACCCGCCGGCTGATGGACCGCGCCGCGCAACGCAACCTGTGCCGCGCCATCGTCATCAACAAGATCGACCACGAAGGCGCGGACTGCGCCGGCGTGCTCGCCGCGCTGCGCGAGGAGTTCGGCGCGGAAGTACTGCCGCTCAACCTGCCCGCCGATGGCGGCAAGGCGGTCGTGGACTGTTTCTGGCAATCCACGGGCACCTCCGATCTCGGTGATGTCGGCGAGTGGCACCAGAAGATCATCGACCAGGTGGTGGAGATCAACGAGACGGTGATGGAGCACTACCTCGACCTGGGCGAAGGCGGCCTGTCCGGCGAAGAACTGCACGACGCCTTCGAACAGTGCCTGCGCGAGGGCCACCTGGTGCCCGTGTGCTTCGCCTCGGCCCGCACCGGCATCGGCGTAAAGGAACTGCTGGACGTGGCCGAGCGCCTGTTCCCGAATCCGGCCGAGGCCAACCCGCCGCCCTTCATGAAACTCAATGGCAGCGGCCCGCAGGCCATCGAGGCGGTGCCGGATCCTCGGGCGCACGTCATCGCGGACGTCTTCAAGATCGTCAACGATCCGTTCGTCGGCAAGCTGGGCATCTTCCGGGTGTACCAGGGCACGCTGAAGAAGGACACCCAGCTGTTCGTCGACGACGGCAAGAAGCCGTTCAAGGTCGGCCACCTGTTCAAGCTCAAGGGCAAGGACCATGTGGAAGTCGACCAGGCCATCCCAGGCGACATCGCCGCGGTCGCGAAGGTGGACGACCTTCATTTCGATGCCGTGCTCCACGACAGCCACGACGAGGACCACATCCACCTGGCGCCGATCGATTTCCCCAAGCCGATGTTCGGCCTGGCGATCGAAGCCGCCAGCAAGGGGCAGGAGCAGAAGCTGTCCACGGCGCTGCACAAGCTGACGGAAGAGGACCCCGCCTTCGTCGTCGACCACCAGCCGGAGTTGAACGAGACCGTCATCCGCGGCCTCTCCGACCTGCACCTGCGGGTGATGCTGGAACGCCTGAAGGAGCGGCATGGCGTGGAGGTGAAGACGCGCCCGCCCCGCATCGCCTACCGCGAAACCATCGGCGCGAAGGCCGAGGGCCATCATCGGCACAAGAAGCAGACCGGCGGCGCGGGGCAGTTCGGTGAAGTGTTCCTGCGGGTCGAGCCGCTGCCACGCGGCGTCGGGTTCCAGTTCGCCGACGAAGTGAAGGGCGGCACGATCCCGGGGCAGTTCATGCCGGCCGTCGAGAAGGGCGTGCGCCAGGCATTGGGCGCCGGTGCGCTGGCCGGCTATCCGATCCAGGACGTGCGCGTGACCGTCTACGACGGCAAGCACCATCCGGTCGACAGCAAGGAGGTGGCGTTCGTCGCCGCCGGCAAGAAAGCCTTCCTCGACGCCATCGCGAAGGCGCGCCCGCAGGTGCTCGAGCCGGTCGTGGACCTGGAGGTCGCGGTGCCGGAAGCGCAGGTCGGCGACGTCACCGGAGGCCTGGCGGGCAAGCGCGCGCGGATCAACGGTACCGACGCGATGCGTGGCGAGATCGTGGTGAAGGCGCAGGTACCCCTGGCCGAACTGGACGGCTACGCGGCCGAACTGAAGTCGATGACCGCAGGACAGGGACGCTACAGCCTGGACTTCAGCCACTACGAGCCGGTGCCGCCGAACGTCCAGCAGAAACTGGTCGAGGCCTACAAGCCCCGGCACGACGAAGAGTGA